Proteins encoded together in one Chryseobacterium taklimakanense window:
- a CDS encoding alpha/beta hydrolase-fold protein gives MRFNVSTEAVDDREIYITGNFNNWNPKDRAFQLKQSDHDTFFIEIDDETLPEKIEYKFTKGGWENVELDAYGNIAPNRKAEKSQGQTADIVEKWRLNWGPFKEEFFPTVELISENFYIPQLDRYRKVWALLPYDYETSDKSYPVLYLQDAQNLFNGGSAFGNWQIDKKLSILAEYGRGDLIVIAIEHGSEERINEYIFDNNTVAKNSEGKKYIRFIADTLKPYVDSVYRTKKEREFTGIGGSSLGGLISIYSGFLYPEVYSKLMIFSPSLWVEPNNNFPMFSYTVPYKTKVYIYGGDKEGSNMVQRIRVFEEKMKKWEEQKLFDFEFRTSINEEGTHNEFYWSQEFPKAVEWLFYDNIENPAEVSPTIQEYEAND, from the coding sequence ATGAGATTTAACGTTTCTACTGAAGCCGTGGACGACAGAGAAATTTATATCACGGGGAATTTCAACAATTGGAATCCTAAAGACCGCGCTTTCCAGCTTAAACAAAGTGATCACGATACATTTTTCATAGAGATTGATGACGAAACCCTCCCGGAAAAAATAGAATACAAATTCACCAAGGGCGGCTGGGAAAACGTAGAACTGGACGCCTACGGGAACATCGCCCCAAACCGAAAGGCGGAGAAATCGCAGGGGCAAACCGCTGATATTGTAGAAAAATGGCGTTTGAACTGGGGACCATTCAAGGAAGAATTCTTCCCAACCGTGGAGCTGATTTCCGAGAATTTTTATATTCCACAACTCGACCGATACCGAAAAGTCTGGGCGCTTCTGCCATATGATTATGAAACCTCGGACAAATCTTACCCGGTACTTTATCTTCAGGATGCGCAAAACCTCTTCAACGGCGGTTCAGCTTTCGGCAACTGGCAGATTGATAAAAAACTCTCTATCCTAGCAGAATACGGGCGCGGAGACCTCATCGTCATCGCTATAGAACACGGCAGTGAAGAACGCATCAACGAATATATTTTTGATAACAATACCGTCGCCAAAAACTCAGAAGGGAAAAAGTACATCCGTTTTATAGCAGATACGCTGAAACCCTATGTGGATTCGGTTTACAGAACCAAAAAAGAGCGGGAGTTTACCGGTATTGGCGGCAGTTCGCTTGGCGGACTGATCAGTATTTACAGTGGTTTCCTTTACCCGGAAGTTTATTCCAAACTGATGATCTTTTCGCCCTCGCTTTGGGTGGAGCCCAATAATAATTTCCCGATGTTTTCTTACACCGTCCCTTACAAAACCAAGGTTTATATCTATGGCGGCGACAAGGAAGGCTCGAATATGGTGCAGAGAATCCGCGTTTTCGAGGAAAAGATGAAAAAATGGGAAGAACAGAAACTTTTTGATTTCGAGTTCAGAACGAGCATCAACGAGGAAGGAACCCATAACGAGTTCTACTGGTCTCAGGAGTTCCCGAAAGCTGTAGAATGGCTGTTTTACGATAATATTGAAAACCCTGCTGAGGTAAGTCCAACCATACAAGAATACGAAGCCAATGATTAA
- a CDS encoding leucyl aminopeptidase family protein, with protein sequence MIKLTNNRSENYRQIFTLFTEELWENQKTGYPKSVQQFFKGKKNEVFSLIEGDSVNYLVGLGKSNFKNFEIQQVAAKFSNSHQKTFQDTATKISAEFVGEHQLEEFIKGLFLGSYKYPFNKEHPFWRENFELHTESFYQNKLDEISETVQALCNGQFAAMDWLNKPANAKDVYQISEFLKNLAQEKNLKYTAFNRKQCEELGLGAFLSVNQGSGKEAAFTILEYKAAAENDKTIGLVGKCVLFDTGGISLKNPDNMHYMKSDLGGATAVIGTLIAAAEMKLPLNIVAVLPITDNAISRDAFTPSDVFTAYNGKTIEVLNTDAEGRMTLADGLSYLSKNYKTDVLIDLATLTGSAVRMFGDTCGALFSNNEELKNQLLKSGDETNQRLWNLPLWDIWKDDISSDVADFKNISMKSVGDCIVAAKFLEHFIEGHQNWAHLDIAGVAFGNVNYAKEKAATGYGVQLLLNFIKNYF encoded by the coding sequence ATGATTAAACTAACCAATAACCGCAGTGAAAATTACAGACAGATTTTTACGCTTTTTACCGAAGAACTCTGGGAAAACCAAAAAACCGGTTACCCAAAATCCGTACAGCAGTTTTTCAAAGGTAAGAAAAATGAAGTTTTTTCTTTGATTGAAGGTGATTCAGTGAATTATCTGGTTGGATTGGGAAAAAGTAATTTCAAAAATTTCGAAATTCAGCAGGTTGCGGCCAAGTTTTCAAACTCACATCAAAAAACCTTTCAGGATACGGCAACCAAAATTTCGGCAGAATTCGTGGGTGAACATCAGTTGGAGGAATTCATTAAAGGCCTGTTTCTAGGTTCGTATAAATATCCTTTCAATAAAGAGCATCCTTTTTGGCGTGAAAATTTTGAACTGCATACCGAATCTTTTTACCAGAATAAACTTGACGAAATTTCTGAAACTGTTCAGGCGCTTTGCAACGGACAGTTTGCTGCGATGGACTGGCTCAATAAACCCGCCAACGCAAAAGATGTTTACCAGATCAGCGAATTCCTGAAAAATTTAGCTCAGGAAAAAAATCTTAAGTACACCGCCTTCAACCGGAAACAGTGTGAAGAACTGGGGCTTGGTGCATTTCTCTCCGTCAATCAGGGCAGCGGAAAAGAAGCCGCCTTCACGATCTTAGAATATAAAGCTGCTGCTGAAAATGACAAAACCATTGGACTGGTCGGCAAATGTGTCCTGTTCGATACTGGTGGAATTTCCCTTAAAAATCCCGACAATATGCATTATATGAAGTCGGATCTTGGTGGTGCAACAGCGGTAATCGGGACACTGATCGCAGCGGCTGAAATGAAACTGCCGCTGAATATTGTGGCAGTTTTACCCATTACGGATAACGCGATCTCGCGGGATGCCTTCACGCCGAGTGACGTTTTCACAGCGTATAACGGTAAAACCATTGAAGTGCTGAACACCGATGCTGAGGGCAGAATGACTTTGGCGGACGGGCTTTCATACCTTTCAAAAAATTACAAAACCGATGTGCTGATCGACCTGGCAACGCTTACAGGAAGTGCGGTGAGAATGTTCGGTGATACTTGCGGTGCCCTTTTCTCAAATAATGAAGAATTAAAAAACCAACTTCTGAAATCGGGCGACGAAACCAACCAGAGGCTTTGGAATCTACCCCTTTGGGACATTTGGAAGGACGATATCAGCTCGGATGTGGCAGATTTTAAGAATATTTCAATGAAATCTGTGGGCGACTGTATCGTCGCTGCAAAATTTCTTGAGCATTTTATTGAAGGTCACCAAAACTGGGCACATCTCGATATTGCCGGCGTAGCCTTTGGTAATGTGAATTATGCTAAAGAAAAAGCCGCCACGGGTTACGGCGTGCAGCTGCTTTTAAATTTCATTAAAAATTATTTTTAA
- a CDS encoding ATP-grasp domain-containing protein, which produces MEAKIIVCLASYFKGYEFMDEMHRLGNRVILLTSDNLKDKNWPHHALEDIFFMAEERPSVWNLSDMVKGFSYLMQNRKVDAVVALDDYDVEKAALLRETFRIPGMGQTAHRYFRDKLAMRQMAKLNHIDVPEFSAIFNNEEVNDFVEKVPAPWVLKPRSEASATGIKKISNKDDLWEIINSLGDERHKYLLESFKPGDVYHVDSLTYKNKVVFTSASKYLAPPMQISHEGGIFRSITLGTDSEEFKALKDANAKVLKDFGLANGATHTEFIRGKDDGKLYFLETSSRVGGAHIPEMVEAATGINLWKEWAKIEDSLLKNADYEIAEPTALYSGLIIALTKNQFPDYTEFECNEVVRFLPIDYHVGIVYKSKSENTVREKLDEAAEKINDHLLNILPPKDQLGS; this is translated from the coding sequence ATGGAGGCCAAAATTATAGTGTGCCTTGCCAGTTATTTCAAGGGATACGAATTTATGGATGAGATGCACCGGCTGGGGAACCGCGTCATCCTGCTAACGTCAGATAATCTAAAAGACAAAAACTGGCCGCACCACGCGCTGGAAGATATTTTTTTCATGGCTGAAGAGCGGCCGTCCGTGTGGAATCTTTCCGATATGGTAAAGGGTTTCTCTTATCTTATGCAAAACCGTAAAGTCGATGCAGTGGTCGCGCTTGATGATTACGATGTGGAAAAAGCCGCGCTGCTCCGCGAGACGTTCAGGATTCCCGGAATGGGGCAAACCGCACACCGTTATTTCCGGGATAAGTTGGCGATGCGCCAGATGGCGAAACTGAACCACATCGATGTTCCTGAATTTTCCGCGATTTTCAATAATGAAGAAGTAAATGATTTCGTGGAAAAAGTTCCTGCACCTTGGGTACTGAAACCGCGCTCCGAGGCTTCTGCGACAGGCATTAAAAAAATCAGTAATAAAGACGATCTGTGGGAAATTATCAACTCTCTTGGCGATGAAAGGCATAAATATCTGCTTGAAAGCTTTAAACCTGGTGATGTTTACCATGTGGACAGCCTGACATATAAAAACAAAGTCGTTTTCACTTCCGCATCAAAATATCTGGCTCCGCCAATGCAGATTTCGCACGAGGGCGGTATATTCCGTTCCATAACCCTGGGCACTGATTCTGAAGAATTTAAAGCTTTGAAAGACGCCAATGCTAAAGTGCTGAAGGATTTCGGACTGGCAAACGGTGCTACGCACACCGAATTCATCCGCGGAAAAGACGACGGAAAGCTATATTTCCTGGAAACCTCCTCCAGAGTTGGCGGCGCACATATTCCCGAAATGGTGGAAGCTGCCACCGGAATAAATCTATGGAAAGAGTGGGCAAAGATTGAAGATTCTTTGCTGAAAAATGCTGATTACGAGATCGCAGAACCAACCGCATTATATTCCGGATTAATCATCGCCCTCACTAAAAATCAGTTTCCTGATTATACTGAGTTTGAATGTAATGAAGTAGTGAGATTCCTCCCAATTGATTATCACGTGGGCATTGTATATAAATCCAAGAGTGAAAATACCGTCCGGGAAAAACTGGATGAAGCTGCTGAAAAAATTAATGATCACTTACTAAATATCCTGCCACCGAAAGACCAACTGGGTTCTTGA
- a CDS encoding alpha/beta hydrolase-fold protein has product MPRIEHTDFYSHILGISVPVEITGHYGYPVLMFPTSQGSYTQNHDFKLNESISWFTNEGRLKLYNVQTIDKLSLYNKNIHPAERIRNYELFVQFLVKEYVPYLQKQHQTHRIAIAGASFGGYHSANFAFRFPDLVSHLFCLSGAFDIRSFMDGYSDDLVYFNCPREFVKNDEAWKYRHMHIVLSTSDQDICLGPTQEMAAILSEKSIDHWYDERKWISHDWPLWRMVFPNFVGRFFG; this is encoded by the coding sequence ATGCCGCGCATCGAACATACAGATTTTTACTCTCACATTCTGGGAATAAGCGTTCCCGTCGAAATTACCGGACATTACGGCTATCCGGTTCTGATGTTTCCTACTTCTCAGGGATCATATACGCAGAACCATGATTTTAAGCTGAATGAGAGCATCAGCTGGTTCACCAATGAGGGAAGACTTAAACTCTATAATGTACAGACCATCGATAAACTGAGCCTTTACAATAAAAATATTCACCCCGCTGAAAGGATCCGCAACTACGAGCTTTTTGTTCAGTTTCTGGTTAAAGAATATGTGCCTTATCTGCAGAAGCAACACCAGACACATCGTATCGCGATTGCGGGCGCAAGTTTCGGAGGTTATCACTCCGCAAATTTCGCATTCAGGTTTCCGGATTTGGTTTCCCATCTGTTCTGTCTTTCCGGAGCGTTTGATATCCGTAGTTTTATGGATGGTTACAGCGATGATCTGGTGTACTTCAACTGCCCGAGAGAATTTGTGAAAAATGATGAAGCATGGAAATACAGGCACATGCACATCGTGCTCAGCACCTCCGATCAGGATATCTGTCTTGGTCCAACTCAGGAAATGGCAGCGATTTTAAGTGAGAAAAGCATCGACCACTGGTACGACGAAAGAAAATGGATATCTCACGACTGGCCGCTTTGGCGAATGGTATTTCCGAATTTTGTGGGTCGGTTTTTTGGATGA
- a CDS encoding ATP-grasp domain-containing protein gives MKKIGILFGMEDTFPWAFIDRVNELGNGEIIAEPVSIDKLEQGADYGYAVIVDRISQDVPFYRAYLKNAAVSGTYVINNPFWWSADEKFFNNALMTKLGVPLPKTVLLPSYQRPENTQETSFRNMKFPLDWDYIFGYVGFPCYMKPHDGGGWRNVYRCENPQDLWDKLSETGELVMMVQEEIVFEDYYRVYCLGRKYVHIMPYEPRNPHHLRYATTHQTAGKAREKLLKQIEDLTLKMNKALGYDFNTVEFAVRDGIPYAIDFCNPAPDADRNSVGEENFAWIVEHSAKFAIEKAREYKPGKPNIPWGTFVRDSVK, from the coding sequence ATGAAAAAAATAGGAATTCTTTTCGGTATGGAAGATACCTTTCCTTGGGCATTTATCGACAGAGTAAATGAGCTGGGAAACGGCGAAATTATTGCAGAACCTGTCTCTATCGACAAGCTTGAGCAGGGCGCAGATTACGGTTACGCTGTGATTGTTGACAGAATCTCACAAGACGTACCGTTTTACAGGGCTTATCTTAAAAATGCTGCGGTCAGCGGCACTTATGTCATCAACAATCCGTTTTGGTGGAGCGCTGACGAAAAATTCTTTAATAATGCGTTAATGACCAAACTGGGTGTCCCGCTTCCAAAAACCGTTCTTCTGCCATCATATCAAAGGCCGGAAAATACGCAGGAGACATCCTTCAGAAATATGAAATTCCCGCTCGACTGGGATTATATTTTCGGTTATGTCGGCTTTCCGTGCTATATGAAACCGCACGACGGAGGCGGTTGGAGAAATGTTTACCGCTGCGAAAATCCTCAGGATTTATGGGATAAACTTAGTGAAACCGGCGAACTGGTGATGATGGTGCAGGAGGAAATTGTTTTTGAAGATTACTACCGCGTTTACTGTCTCGGCAGGAAATATGTCCACATTATGCCTTATGAGCCGCGCAATCCTCATCATCTGAGATATGCCACAACCCATCAAACGGCCGGCAAAGCACGGGAAAAACTTCTAAAACAGATTGAAGATCTCACCCTGAAGATGAATAAAGCATTGGGCTATGATTTCAATACAGTAGAATTTGCCGTGCGGGACGGTATCCCTTATGCTATCGACTTCTGCAATCCGGCTCCTGATGCAGACCGCAATTCTGTGGGCGAAGAAAATTTTGCATGGATCGTGGAACATTCTGCAAAATTCGCTATTGAAAAAGCGAGGGAATACAAACCTGGAAAACCAAATATTCCGTGGGGAACTTTTGTAAGAGATTCAGTTAAATAA